In Sciurus carolinensis chromosome 16, mSciCar1.2, whole genome shotgun sequence, the genomic window TCCCAAGGAAAAGAGCTTCCAGTAGTGCATGAGGCAGGACCCAACAATGACATCACTGCTAGACAAAGGTGGCAGCCCCTGCAAAGCACAGAAGACACACTGCAGGTACAGAGCAAGGGAGGCCCCTGTGCTCCCGGGAGCACGCAAGTCTTGCATTTCCCAAATGCATCTTCAATTAAAGGGAGATGAAAACTGAGGCCTTTGTTAGCTTCAGGCCCCTCAGTTCCCTGGCCAGCTGAAactctcccttttttatttttcaagtgtttCCCAAAGCTCATCCTGAGATTACAAGGGTGATGCAGTATCCTAAAAGATACACCTTGTAGTCCTCTGTTGGGTAGAGCAGGCCCAGGTAGAGCTCCCTCTGGTCCACCAGGGCCTTCCCCATGGTGGAGATCTTCTCGTCCACCACATCCAGGGAGGTGTGCACCATGTAGTGGAACTTCAGCTCGCTCTCCATGGGGGTGCTGCGGATGTACAGAGGGTAATTCTGCAAGAAAGGACAGTGACAGCTGAAAGGACAGGAATCCACCCAGCCCATGCCAGTTCTGACTAGAGCTCAAGAGCCCTCTAAGAGTGGTCCTGTGGCCCACCCCAACCCCAGGGGACGTGTCCTCACTCTAAAGCCTACAGCTTATTTCTCCATGCTGCTGTGGGTGTGGCCTTCAACAGCCTAACCTAATCCAAGCAGGTTTATGCAGAGGGGCAATACAAGGGTGGGCAGAAAGGACCCATGAAAAGGGGTTCAAGTGCAGCCTGAAGACTGGCCCTATCGCCTGGATGGGCCACTCACCTTCCTGGGGTCCACTGCACCCTGGCCACCTTTCCCTCTGTGGAGCCATCCCAGCATGGCACCATGAATGCCAGCTGTTTCTAACACACCATGCAAGGACAGGGACCCTCTCACTAAGCCCTTGGAGGCTTGGCTCAGCCTCCTCACCTCTGCACTGCTGCTTGTCCTGGCCACAGCACCTTTCCTGGACTCCCCCAGACGCCTGCCCAGCACAGGGAAATGCAGAGATCTAGTGAACACTAAGTAGGCTCACACCTACTGATACCGGATCAACAGATCTGCAAATAGTCCCTGACACAGAATGATTCCACAAGACTGAACTTCAGCACGAGTTTTTCGAGCCACTAAATGTACTTTGCTGTGTGACATAAGCCCACCCTAAGTAGGAGCACCTACTAAGCAAGTGCTAAGCTGTGGCGTGATCTCAGAGGGAAGCCCGCCAAGAGCCTGGACAGGCCACATCCCTGCCGCCTCGGAATCCAGTCTCAGGAAGAATGGCCGGGAAACAGGTTCCCTGTAAGCAGGAGCATGTAAGTAGCCCTGAGCTCCTTCCTAAGCCTTCAGAAAGAGCTTTCGGGAGGAAACGCGCGGCCAGCGCCAGTGGGTGGGAGCCGGGGAGCGGGGCTGCAAGAGCCGCGGGCAGGGTGAGCGCGCAGGGCCCGCCTGGGGCCGCGGGCAGGCTTGGCGGGAGAGAAGGTGCAGGTGGCATGGGAAGGGGACGCCACACTAAGCCGCCGGGAGCCCGGGACAGCTTTCGGCGCAGGCACAACACGACCCCAGCCGTTCCTAAACAGCACTGGGGAGAGGCAGCAGGACCGGAAAAGGGGGGCGAGCGGAGGCTGCGGGAGGAAAACCGCAGAACTCCGGGCGGCGCGGCCCCGGGGATCGGCGGGCACCGGGCTGGGGCAAGGTCGGGCCGGGGGCGCGGGCCGGGGCTGGAGGCCGCACTCCGCCATCCGCCGCACGCACCTCCTTAGCGATCACCGC contains:
- the Trappc2l gene encoding trafficking protein particle complex subunit 2-like protein isoform X4, with amino-acid sequence MAVCIAVIAKENYPLYIRSTPMESELKFHYMVHTSLDVVDEKISTMGKALVDQRELYLGLLYPTEDYKMFRKLHNSYTDVMCNPFYNPGDRIQSRAFDNMVTSMMIQVC
- the Trappc2l gene encoding trafficking protein particle complex subunit 2-like protein isoform X3; translated protein: MWPVQALGGLPSEITPQLSTCLNYPLYIRSTPMESELKFHYMVHTSLDVVDEKISTMGKALVDQRELYLGLLYPTEDYKMFRKLHNSYTDVMCNPFYNPGDRIQSRAFDNMVTSMMIQVC
- the Trappc2l gene encoding trafficking protein particle complex subunit 2-like protein isoform X1 — its product is MWPVQALGGLPSEITPQLSTCLNYPLYIRSTPMESELKFHYMVHTSLDVVDEKISTMGKALVDQRELYLGLLYPTEDYKVYGYVTNSKVKFVMVVDSSNTALRDNEIRSMFRKLHNSYTDVMCNPFYNPGDRIQSRAFDNMVTSMMIQVC